In Rhizobium gallicum bv. gallicum R602sp, the following proteins share a genomic window:
- the cobF gene encoding precorrin-6A synthase (deacetylating) yields MKHIYAIGIGTGNLEHMTIQAINAMNGADLVFIPTKGAQKEELADVRRAICERYLKQADGKIIEFAVPLRETKERSYGQSVDEWHAAIAATYRRLISDLPENGTAAFLVWGDPSLYDSTLRILERVRDKVEFDLTVIPGITSIQALAASHRIPISLVGKSVEITTGRRLAEEGLKTESTVVMLDGIQAFTKIDDPDAEIFWGAYLGTQDEIIRAGRLGDVADDIVRTRAEARERHGWIMDIYLLRKGRDFQD; encoded by the coding sequence GTGAAGCATATTTACGCGATCGGCATCGGCACCGGGAACCTGGAGCACATGACCATTCAGGCGATCAATGCCATGAATGGTGCCGATTTAGTCTTCATTCCCACAAAAGGTGCACAGAAAGAAGAGCTTGCAGATGTCCGCCGCGCAATCTGTGAGCGGTATCTCAAGCAGGCGGATGGCAAGATCATCGAATTTGCGGTGCCTCTTCGCGAGACGAAGGAGCGCAGCTATGGGCAAAGCGTCGATGAATGGCACGCCGCGATTGCTGCCACCTATCGTCGGCTGATCAGCGATTTGCCTGAGAATGGCACGGCTGCTTTCCTCGTATGGGGCGATCCAAGCCTTTACGACAGCACATTGCGCATCCTGGAACGGGTGCGGGATAAAGTGGAATTCGATCTCACCGTCATCCCGGGCATTACCAGCATTCAGGCGCTTGCCGCCAGCCACCGCATTCCTATCAGTCTCGTCGGCAAGTCGGTGGAGATTACGACCGGCCGAAGGCTTGCCGAAGAGGGGCTTAAGACGGAAAGTACGGTTGTAATGCTCGACGGCATCCAGGCGTTTACGAAGATCGACGACCCGGATGCGGAGATCTTCTGGGGAGCCTATCTTGGCACGCAGGACGAAATCATCCGTGCCGGGCGGCTCGGCGACGTCGCCGATGACATCGTAAGGACTCGGGCCGAAGCGCGCGAACGGCACGGTTGGATCATGGATATCTACCTGTTGCGCAAAGGTCGCGATTTTCAGGATTAG
- a CDS encoding GbsR/MarR family transcriptional regulator: MNLPPLVQSFVLHFGEMGSRWGINRTVGQIYALLYVSPSSLCADEIVDALGISRSNVSMSLRELQAWNLVLLKHRPDDRRDFFTTPDDVWLILRTLAEERKKREVDPTLSVLREILMQRPASEAERFAQERMSEMHGLIEQLTHWYEDVKQLETERLATLLSLGAKVTKLLEAKDRVVSLGRGRRPANKS, translated from the coding sequence ATGAATCTTCCGCCGCTCGTTCAATCCTTCGTTCTGCATTTTGGTGAGATGGGCTCGCGTTGGGGCATCAATCGCACGGTCGGCCAGATCTATGCGCTTCTTTACGTTTCGCCCTCGTCGCTTTGCGCCGACGAGATCGTCGACGCGCTCGGCATCTCAAGATCGAATGTTTCGATGAGCCTGCGGGAGCTGCAGGCATGGAACCTTGTACTTTTGAAGCATAGACCTGACGACCGCAGGGATTTCTTCACTACGCCTGACGATGTCTGGCTCATCCTGCGCACGCTTGCTGAAGAGCGCAAGAAGCGCGAGGTCGATCCGACACTCTCGGTTCTGCGTGAAATCCTCATGCAAAGGCCGGCGAGCGAAGCCGAACGCTTCGCCCAGGAGCGGATGAGCGAAATGCACGGCCTGATCGAGCAGCTGACGCATTGGTATGAGGACGTGAAACAACTTGAAACAGAGCGCCTCGCAACGCTACTCTCTTTGGGAGCAAAGGTTACGAAGCTTCTTGAAGCCAAGGACCGGGTGGTTTCACTCGGCCGTGGCCGACGGCCTGCGAACAAGAGCTAG
- a CDS encoding dihydrodipicolinate synthase family protein, with protein sequence MKLDHTATGVYAIAATPFHPDGRLDTVSVDRLTDFYLGCGVSGLTILGIMGEAPKLDPQESLAITRQVVKRAGVPVIVGVSAPGFAAMRSLARGAMDIGAQGVMIAPPPSLRTDDQIIGYYAQAVEAIGEDIPFVIQDYPLTLTVVMTPGVIQKIVNNHPSCVMLKHEDWPGLEKISRLRAAQKASEMRDISILCGNGGLFLDFEMERGADGAMTGYAFPDMLVDVVNFQQAGNREAAHDLFDAHLPLVRYEQQQGVGLAIRKYVLKKRGAIASDSQRKPAGSISERAKAEIDYLLSRVARYDKRAAFRT encoded by the coding sequence ATGAAGCTCGATCACACAGCCACGGGCGTCTATGCCATCGCAGCAACGCCGTTTCATCCGGACGGACGGCTGGACACGGTGTCGGTCGACCGGCTCACCGATTTCTATCTCGGGTGCGGCGTGAGCGGGCTTACCATTCTCGGAATCATGGGCGAAGCACCGAAGCTTGACCCGCAGGAGTCGCTTGCAATCACCCGGCAGGTCGTGAAGCGCGCCGGCGTCCCGGTGATCGTCGGCGTCTCGGCGCCGGGCTTTGCGGCGATGCGCTCGCTTGCGCGTGGCGCCATGGATATTGGTGCTCAGGGCGTCATGATCGCCCCACCGCCGTCGCTTCGGACGGACGATCAAATCATCGGCTACTATGCCCAGGCGGTCGAGGCGATCGGCGAGGATATTCCTTTCGTCATCCAGGACTATCCGCTGACGCTGACCGTGGTGATGACGCCTGGCGTCATCCAGAAGATCGTTAACAATCATCCATCCTGCGTGATGCTGAAGCACGAAGACTGGCCGGGGCTTGAGAAGATTTCCCGGTTGCGGGCAGCGCAAAAGGCGAGCGAAATGCGCGATATTTCGATCCTTTGTGGCAACGGCGGATTGTTTCTCGATTTCGAGATGGAGCGCGGCGCCGATGGCGCGATGACTGGTTACGCCTTCCCGGACATGCTGGTCGACGTCGTGAATTTCCAGCAGGCCGGAAACCGGGAGGCGGCACATGACCTCTTCGATGCGCATCTGCCGCTCGTTCGCTACGAGCAGCAGCAGGGCGTTGGCCTTGCCATACGCAAATATGTTCTCAAAAAGCGCGGCGCGATCGCCAGCGATTCCCAGCGCAAGCCCGCGGGAAGCATTTCGGAGAGGGCAAAGGCAGAGATCGATTACCTCCTTTCACGCGTTGCAAGATACGACAAGCGCGCGGCGTTCAGGACCTAG
- a CDS encoding DUF2938 domain-containing protein: MFDIFWRGIAMGIGATILMDIWAIVLFQALGQAPANWAPVGRWFWHLGRGKVFHDSIANAEPYRHELALGWIGHYATGIIYGLALAAITGPSWLAAPTFLPAWILGIVTVGAGWFLLQPGLGIGWAASKTPNPNKVRALNLIAHTVFAIGLYGTALLIA, translated from the coding sequence ATGTTCGATATTTTTTGGCGTGGCATTGCAATGGGGATCGGCGCGACGATCCTCATGGACATTTGGGCAATCGTCCTTTTCCAGGCCCTCGGTCAGGCGCCTGCCAACTGGGCGCCTGTCGGACGGTGGTTCTGGCATCTCGGGCGCGGCAAGGTATTCCACGACAGTATCGCCAATGCAGAGCCCTATCGGCACGAGCTGGCACTCGGGTGGATCGGCCATTATGCCACCGGCATCATCTATGGCCTTGCTCTTGCGGCCATCACGGGGCCATCCTGGCTGGCAGCGCCGACCTTCCTCCCCGCCTGGATCCTTGGTATTGTCACGGTCGGGGCCGGCTGGTTCCTGCTGCAGCCCGGGCTTGGCATCGGCTGGGCCGCGTCGAAGACGCCGAACCCGAACAAGGTGCGCGCGCTCAATCTGATCGCGCATACCGTCTTTGCCATTGGGCTCTACGGCACCGCGCTTTTGATCGCCTAA